In one Vanacampus margaritifer isolate UIUO_Vmar chromosome 11, RoL_Vmar_1.0, whole genome shotgun sequence genomic region, the following are encoded:
- the LOC144060273 gene encoding ecto-NOX disulfide-thiol exchanger 1-like has translation MTSHGSAVAAVAAAANGVAPQPAWAPPVGVMTVLPQQLMASDFLAATSLASVLTARSEAPANAPGNPSTVGPAGAGVAPATVKEIIRRNRCTLFPQNPNLPPPSTRPRPPGCKTVFVGGLPENADDDIIREVFGPCGDIIALRKSKKNFCHIRFSDEFMVDEALGLSGYRLRLGSSTDKKDSGKIHVDFAQARDDLYEWECKQRLLEREQRHQEQQDSCLHRDEASPTLTPHFSEREVAVLAECLKDKHRFSWAASVLLCWMDGGEVNRASANHVYALIQSANAHARRLRRDARQQRRTLHKAKIAFREALADILAQLDQVSSVLVASGRQKSRDHFSKAQRNNIDMWTRRCQVDSKEVSALRRQDEEEGVEEDEDDEGPFQKKMKMCGDEDGADACRPDAFEEAEHLRKEAEPQRLEAGLCLLPMQQVNGFQWSAAAAHGNRETRGGGGVLVSEKEALLLGVMSAFLHVHPFGANLEYLCSYVRSLDSQVSSGELERLMVRLPLMFRQQLSGVGATLEKRWKFCGFDSLQSG, from the exons ATGACATCACACGGGAGCGCCGTGGCCGCAG TGGCAGCAGCAGCCAATGGCGTGGCACCACAGCCTGCATGGGCGCCACCCGTTGGCGTGATGACCGTGTTGCCGCAGCAACTGATGGCATCCGACTTCCTggcggccacttcattag CTTCCGTGCTGACGGCGAGGTCCGAGGCCCCGGCGAACGCGCCCGGCAACCCCTCCACCGTCGGGCCGGCAGGCGCGGGGGTGGCGCCGGCGACCGTCAAGGAGATCATCCGCCGCAACCGATGCACCCTCTTCCCACAGAATCCCA ACCTGCCCCCACCGTCCACACGGCCACGCCCCCCCGGCTGCAAGACCGTGTTTGTGGGCGGGCTTCCGGAGAACgctgacgatgacatcatcagggAAGTCTTCGGCCCCTGCGGCGACATCATCGCATTGCGCAAGAGCAAGAAGAACTTTTGCCACATTCGATTCAGCGATGAGTTCATGGTGGACGAGGCTCTCGGCCTGTCAG GCTACCGCCTTCGTCTGGGGTCCAGCACGGACAAGAAAGACTCGGGCAAGATCCACGTGGACTTCGCTCAGGCTCGGGACGACTTGTACGAATGGGAGTGCAAACAGAGACTTCTAGAACGAGAACAACGACATCAGGAGCAGCAGGACTCTTGCCTGCACCGGGACGAGGCCTCCCCGACCCTCACGCCTCACTTCTCGGAGCGCGAGGTGGCCGTGTTGGCCGAGTGCCTGAAAG ACAAGCATCGTTTCAGTTGGGCCGCGTCGGTGCTTTTGTGTTGGATGGACGGCGGCGAAGTCAACCGCGCCAGCGCCAATCACGTGTACGCGCTGATACAAAGCGCCAACGCACACGCGCGACGGCTGCGCAGGGACGCCCGGCAGCAACGACGCACGCTGCACAAAGCCAAGATCGCCTTCCGAGAAGCGCTCGCCGACATCCTCGCACAGC TGGACCAGGTGTCGTCCGTGCTGGTGGCGTCGGGCCGACAAAAGTCTCGGGACCACTTCTCCAAAGCTCAGCGCAACAACATTGACATGTGGACCAGGCGGTGCCAG GTTGACAGCAAGGAGGTGTCGGCCCTCAGACGTCAGGACGAGGAAGAGGGTGTagaagaggatgaggatgatgaaggtCCTTTccagaagaagatgaagatgtGCGGAGATGAAGATG GCGCTGACGCCTGCCGGCCAGATGCCTTTGAGGAGGCGGAGCATCTGAGGAAGGAGGCGGAGCCACAGAGGTTGGAGGCTGGCTTGTGTCTGCTGCCAATGCAACAG GTCAATGGCTTTCAGtggtcggcggcggcggcgcacgGCAACCGAGAGAcgagaggaggaggcggcgtcCTGGTGTCGGAGAAGGAGGCTCTGCTCCTGG GCGTCATGTCGGCTTTCCTGCACGTTCACCCCTTCGGGGCCAACCTGGAATACTTGTGCTCCTACGTGCGCTCTCTCGACTCCCAG GTGTCGTCAGGGGAGCTGGAGCGCCTCATGGTCCGCCTGCCCCTCATGTTCCGTCAGCAGCTGAGCGGTGTGGGTGCCACGTTGGAGAAGCGCTGGAAGTTCTGCGGCTTTGACAGTCTCCAGTCTGGCTGA